The genomic stretch GCCAAGTATGCATAATCGAAGCGGTCACCGGTAATATTTAAAGCCTTCAGAATCTCCATGTTTTCTCGGTTGGCGACATCTCCCCGCCGTAAAAGCGTTTGGTCTCTGAGGATCAAGCGCTTGACCGGTTCGACCTCGGACAGGATGCGGGCATGCTCGGCCTCGGTAAGAATCGGATCGATCCGGGCGTTCGGCCGGACAAACCAGATCATCAGAAAGCTGACAACCCGGTTCTCCTCAGGATCAAGCTGCGTCATATCCAGATCGAAAGCCGCTTGACGTAAAATATCCGCGATGTCGTCTTCCCGAATCGGACTGGATACAGATCGTTCATAACCGCTCAGAAATGTCCGGCGGACGAAGAGGTACCGATCTTCGGGCGCCGACGTGAACCATTCATGGATTTGGTCTGTCATCCGGTAGCGGGTGCGGTGCTCTTCGCGAAAACCGTCGGGCAGGGGATCACCACTGCGTATCCTGTCCAAATCCTCGAAAAAACGTTCGATGTCCGCCCTTGACTTATCGAGGATCGCTTGATCGATAATATACACGGGCGGTAAATCCTCCAAGACCCGTTGTTTTCGTTCCTCGGTTCTTTTGACATCAACGATTTCCACGGTTTCCGGAGCCACGATGTCTTGCATAACAACCTGCCCTTCCACGACATGAACCTGGCCAAAGGTTAGTGGTAGCCATAAGACCAGAAAGAGAGCTATTCCATAAACAAAAAAATTTATTTTACGAAAGGCAAAGTACCCGGACAGGATTTGCAGAGAGGGAAAAACCGACAGGGGATTCCTACGATGAAAGTTCGCGGGTTTTTTCGAATTTTTCATAAGCCAGAATGATCTTCTGTACCAGAGGATGGCGAACGACGTCTTTCTCGGTGAGATAGAGAAACCGGATCCCGCCAATATCCCGTAGAATGTCCTGAATGACGACGAGCCCGGACTTCTTTCCGGAAGGAAGGTCAATCTGGGTAATATCGCCGGTTACGACTACTTTTGATCCAAAACCCATTCGGGTGAGAAACATCTTGATTTGCTCGGGTGTCGTATTCTGAGCTTCGTCAAGCACTATGAATGAGTCGTTCAGGGTTCTGCCCCGCATATAGGCCAAGGGTGCCACTTCAATAATCCCCCGTTCACAGTACCGGTGAAACCGTTCGGGGGAGAGCATTTCATACAAGGCATCATATAACGGCCTGAGGTATGGTTCGATTTTCTCCTTCAAATCTCCGGGTAAATACCCCAGGCTCTCCCCTGCTTCGACCGCAGGCCGGACCAAAACGATTCGGCTGACATCTTTTTTCTGGAGAGCAGCACAAGCCATGGCCATCGCCAAATAGGTCTTTCCCGTACCGGCTGGGCCGATACAGAAAACAATATCCGACTCGGATACCGCCCGCAGGTATTCTCGTTGACCCTTGGTTTTTGAACGGATTTTCTTATTGTATTCGGTAATCAAGAGGGCCTGGTTGGTGATATCGTTCCACCACGCATCCTGGGTTTCCTGGTAAGTGCGGGCCATTTTACGCAAATCGTTGGGGTTAAGCGTCGATTCTCTTTCCAAAAAGGGGATTATTTCCTCAATAAATTCCTTGGCCAGAGAAACCCCGGTATTCCCTTCTTTTCCCTGGACCACCAGTTCGCCTTCATTTAGATCAATATGAACGTCAAAAACATCCTCAATAATCTGGACATTGATGTCCAGACTGCCAAAGAGGCTCCTGAGCCTTGCAGGATCGGTGAACTGAAAGCGGTATTCATTTTGTCCTGATCGAACACAGGCAAACAATCTGGATTATCTCTTCCTTTCCAGTGCCTGGCGAAGTATCTCAGAAACAAGCTTTCCATCAGCCCGTCCTTCCGTATCAGCAATCACACGTTTCATAATCGGACCGAACGCTGGTTCGCCATCCCAGGAAGCAAGCAGGCCATCAATAATTTCTTCAATTTCCCGAGAGTCGAGTGCTTGGGGGAGATAAGTCTCCAGGATACCGATTTCCTGCATCGCCGATCCGACCAGATCCTCACGATGTCCCTTCCGGTAATATTCTATCGCTTCTTTACGCTTCTTGATTTCCCGTCTCAAAATCGTCTCTATTTCCGCTTTATTGAGGTCGCTTCGTTTGGCGATTTCCTCGTTTTTCAACTCGGAGAGCACCAATCGCAAGGTATTTAATTTAATTTTATTTTTTTCTTTCAGTGCCACCTTCGTATCATGAAGAAGTTTTTCCTTCGTACCGGGGAGCGGAGTGTTCATTTCTTTTTCTTCCGCCGGGCTGCCTGAGCGGCTTTTTTTCTCCTCTTCTCACTGGGTTTTTCATAATATTCCCGACGGCGTATTTCAGAAATGATACCGTTTCTTTGACATTTTCTCTTAAACCTCCGCAAGGCCTCATCAATGTTTTCTCCCTGGCCGAGCTTTATTTCGGTCACTCCAATTCCCCCTTATCAGAACTCAAAGTAGAAACATTATATGGAATTACCAGAATAGTGTCAACGAACCCATTTTATTTAGATTTTTTATGTGAGGCTAAGAACGAAAACGCAAACAGCGAAGTAATCGTGACGGACTGTTCAAGCTGTGGTACACTGAAAGCAATAGAGAACTCCAGGCGCCGGAGTGAAGACAGTATGCAGAAGGCTCAAGGAAGAACGAGACACAGGTCTGAGGGAAAAAACCGGGAATACCCTTCCACCATGCGTTTCCCGCGTTTACACATTAAAAGCTTGATTTTGCTGCAAAAACTCATTTCAGCGAGGCCCCGTTGCCATCAGCCCCGCCTCATCTGGCATTTTCTCACACGCATCCAGACCACGTCTGGTTGCAGTGATGCTGAAAAGGCCGTCCCTGGCCTTTTTACTGCGAAAATGCGGTGGTTTCGGCGGCTGATTCAGGCAGCTCAGGCCCGGGCTTCCTTCGTTCTTTTGCAGCAAAATTACTTATTGCAGTAGAAGCAAGCTTATGCTTATATACAGTATATTTGTAAAAGAATCAACCTGTCGACAGGATCAACGGCAATAAACATGAATACTGAGGGTAAGATGAAGTGAGGAAGAGTTTCTAATATGTGTTTACAAAGGAGATAGCCAATCGTGAACGATCAAATCAAAAGTCTATCCAACGGCAATTCCAAAGACTATGAGTCTGACAACTCGGAAAAAATGGGAGAAATCAGTATTGCTCCCGATATTATCGCCACGTTGACCGCCATCACCACCATGAAAGTACCCGGGGTGACCGGCATGGCTGGCGGCGTCTCTTCAGCCACCTTGAGTAACATCATGGGGAAAAGAGAGTTAAATAAGGGTGTTAAGGTAGATATCAAAGAGAAGGTGGTCACCCTTGACGTCTCGGTCGTGTTGGATATCGACTCGTCCCTGATCGAAGTTGCCCGAAATATTCAATCGGAAGTTAAAAGCGTCATTGAGTCCAAAACCGGCATGTCGGTTGCCCGCATCGACATCAACGTACGGGAAGTGTCTTACCGGGAAAAAGAAGATGTTCCGGATAATTGAGAAGAGACGGGTTTGTGTTAAAAATGTCGGTATTGCTTATATAGAGAGGCGCACCACGTTTTGACTGCAACGTCATGCGTACTGATAATTAGAAAGTAATCTGGTTGCGGATGTCCTCGAGTCTTTTTTCGCCGATCCCAGGGACAGCCAATAGG from Atribacteraceae bacterium encodes the following:
- a CDS encoding PhoH family protein, whose translation is MFACVRSGQNEYRFQFTDPARLRSLFGSLDINVQIIEDVFDVHIDLNEGELVVQGKEGNTGVSLAKEFIEEIIPFLERESTLNPNDLRKMARTYQETQDAWWNDITNQALLITEYNKKIRSKTKGQREYLRAVSESDIVFCIGPAGTGKTYLAMAMACAALQKKDVSRIVLVRPAVEAGESLGYLPGDLKEKIEPYLRPLYDALYEMLSPERFHRYCERGIIEVAPLAYMRGRTLNDSFIVLDEAQNTTPEQIKMFLTRMGFGSKVVVTGDITQIDLPSGKKSGLVVIQDILRDIGGIRFLYLTEKDVVRHPLVQKIILAYEKFEKTRELSS
- a CDS encoding GatB/YqeY domain-containing protein, coding for MNTPLPGTKEKLLHDTKVALKEKNKIKLNTLRLVLSELKNEEIAKRSDLNKAEIETILRREIKKRKEAIEYYRKGHREDLVGSAMQEIGILETYLPQALDSREIEEIIDGLLASWDGEPAFGPIMKRVIADTEGRADGKLVSEILRQALERKR
- a CDS encoding Asp23/Gls24 family envelope stress response protein, with product MNDQIKSLSNGNSKDYESDNSEKMGEISIAPDIIATLTAITTMKVPGVTGMAGGVSSATLSNIMGKRELNKGVKVDIKEKVVTLDVSVVLDIDSSLIEVARNIQSEVKSVIESKTGMSVARIDINVREVSYREKEDVPDN